The window ccttgcgatcgcttctGTCTTcattgttcatcgaccattttgaattgagcTAATGACAGCCAACAAGGCAAATGGGACAACACATTactttattgttttgaaaaactatTGTTTATGATTCAATCCCAATAAAATACATTAGCACAAGACATTGAGAAATTTGACAATGGAAAAGTAGGTCATTCATATTGAAAAGTGTACAAATAAGGCTACTTTATCAAAACCATTTGAAGCTGAGGTCGCTATATGTGTAATTCTTATAGAGTGAATAGGTTTATTTACACTCCCTCCACCATGACCGAAGGACTGTGACTCGATCATTATTAGATTACATTTTCAGTAGAAAAATGAAGCCATGAGTAGAAAAGCATGTTAAGTAGAACAtgatcataatattttttacagaaaacaaacacatgcaaatatggctATGAAGAACATGGTATGGTTGTCCACTTAATCTATcatgaaaaaagcaaatttaGAACCCTGATGGACAGCAGTTTGTATTGTCCATTGTTTGTGATCAAAAATCTCTGACTTTTGTATATGGTTTCTTTGCCATTCATTGGGTCAGTTGAAAAAGATGTCTCTGTTTTTACAGAcatgatagaaaaatgtaatGTAAAATGAAAGTAGTCATTTGATGAATACAAAACGCACGATGATAAAAAGTTCATGTAGGTATACATATAGATTTCACTGCCTTTTTATTTTAGTTGATATAACAAGCCTGTTTCATGTGAAATGGGAGTTTGTCAAAACCGTCAATTAGGATTCTTTTATACTGATGTTATGGTTTATCAATACCAACACTGTTTAATTACCCTAGGTGTCACACACTAACAAATCTTAAATAACACAAGCTAAGATTTAAGGTTGTCATACTGTTCACTGATAGATGCCTACTGCCATAGAAAGTAACAAAGTATTGACCAATACCATGCATTGATATACATCTTATAGTTTGTAATACATGGCTTAAAGACACTGAAAAAAGTATAACAGTTGATAATGTCATTATATTGAAGTGAGAAATGCATCTTTATCACCCAGTGGGCTCTTACGTCACTTTAAATAATATTTGGTAGACTttaataatcaaaatataatagCAAATGTAATAGAAAATGCAAAGTCGTCAGTAAAACAGACTTACCCAAATCAACCCAGACCATCAAATGGATAATTCGTACATTTTAGACCTTAAACCATTGAACATACAATAATTATAAATGACTCCAGAGCCAAGAAGGagagtagctgtaacttttgatatatttttttttcatttttatgctGTGAAACGAATACATTGCCTTGTTTTTCTCCACAGAATATATTGAAGAACAAAACTTATCTTTGCCAACACAATATGTGGGTGTAATGATGTTATCGAAATCTGAATTCTGATGGAAAGTCAGTTTCCATCTCTAATTTGACATGAAATACGTACACACTGTTTTGACAAGTTTTGTCACAATTGCATTTTGAGTTGAttttgagagtagaacaagcaaatgttttaaaatcacaacaaatataccagaatttcaccaaaagttacaactaATTGGATGGATGTCCAGACAGTCATGTAAAACAAACTTACACTGATGGTACAATTATCATACactaatgtttttgaaataattatattttttgattcGTTTTTCACAGCTTAGGTTGCATTCAAGGCATCTCTGAAACTTcataatcaataaaaatatcacaGTTAAATTAATTGGCTGTATGACAGCTAGGTTGTGTGATATGCTTTGCTAAGAGTACAATGTAATGTAAGTCTTCCATTAACAAGTGTCTTTCTGTGGCTCTCAGACCATTTCATCCTACATTTCCTAAATTAATATTCATACCACACCGGAAGTGCAATGGATCCATCATCTTCATAGTAGTAATCAGTGCTTGTCTGAACGTGCAGTCTGTGAtgaatacatacaaacatactcCTAAAGATGTGTTGCATTGTATTGTGGCTTAGCATCAGCTATCAGCCAGGATCCTTAAGTTTTGCTATATTCATTATGCAAAGTTTAATGATGTGCATGTCCTAGACACATGTATGATCGCAGGTAATAAGTGTCTTCTTCTGTGATCATGAAATTAAAAGCAATAACTGTGCTAGGTGCTGGTACTGTACACCTTGGTTTGATTCTCAGTAGAACCATAATTTACATACAAGTCCCTGGCAAGCTTTTATGTCATGTTGATATTATTTCCAATTTCTATGTGGTTTGCATGTTTTctgtgtgtatttgtgtgtgtgtgtctttaaTCTGCACTGTGGGCATAGGCAAAGATATCACCATCATAGGGCATCACTGAACTATCCTTTTTAGAGATATTGAGGTGGCCTACAGGTCTTGTCCATGTTACTGTGCCTTGGGCTTTGTCGCCATAGACCTAATTTTGACTCTCTGTACAACCACTGTTTATCTATTCCAGTCCAAGCTTTGTTGTATATTAATACAGAAAGTTTAATTATATTAGTCCTTAATAGTTACATGGATTGCTTGTACCAAATCCAGTTTTCAGGGTTAGGTATAAAACATGCAAACTTAATAGgttatcaaaatgtctcagcaTGTGTGCACTGTTCTTGATGATCATAATCATAAACTCCTGATTTCAGTCATTGTATTCTGTACCAATACCATAGTTTTAACTGATCGCCTTGTAATATCACCTTcaaacaatttcaacaaatggcCAAGAATTGACCCTCTCCCACATCTaaacatataccggtatggATGGTCAAACATGTGTGAAATGAGCATATTTATATAGCATATAATCTGATTCCTTGTACTCGTTACTTCccaaaaaattttattttaatgacAAGTGTGACTTGAAAACTGCATTATTTAGAAATTATTCTGGatattatttctttatttatttgttcttaATTCCATGAAGTAACAAGCAGCAACCCGTATGCTGCATTATTTGTACCCAGATAAGCTTTATGGCAACAAGCCCACACATGCATGAAGTGTCTGCAGCTGactgaaatgacaaaatgttatcGCTATCAAGTTAACATGGTGGCATGCTTATTATCAAATGAATTTACTGTATGACTTGCAATGTAGCTGGCTAATTTGCTATGTAGCTTGCTAAATTGTTAACTCTGTATCCAATTTCAAGGAGCCTCTCCTGCAAGTCATTTCTGATTTCATACAGCTTATGAGAACATGATAGTCATTTCTGATTTCATACGTACTGCACGTTTACACCATGTCTTTGTATGATATTTCCTGCAGATTCCACATGGCAGTACTAATCTTCATCATGAAGTGGAACTGGGAGTTGTCATCGGGAAAACAGGTTCCAACATTCCAGAATCATCAGCTATGCAACATGTTGGTGGTTACACCTTGGCTCTGGACATGACAGCCAGAGATGTTCAGGACCAACTGAAGAAGAAAGGTCTACCATGGACATTGGCCAAAGGATTTGATACAGCGTGTCCCATTGGGCCATTTGTACCACTGGAAAAAATCCCGGATCCTCAAAATGTTGGAATATGGCTGAAGGTCAATGACATCATGAAACAGAATGGAAATACAAAAGATATGATATTTCGTATTCCATTTTTGATCAAGTTCGTCAGTCAATTCATGACCCTGGATGTTGGTGATGTCATACTGACTGGTACTCCATCTGGTGTGGGACCTGTAACAGCTGGTGATGTCATAACATGTGGCCTTACAGATATCGTTTCAATGTCATTCAATGTTGCAAAAGACTGAAAGTGTGCATATGTCATAGGGTTAAGGCTAAAACCTTTGGAATTTATGTGTCAATGTATTTGATTTCCACATCTAGAAATCtacattatgaaatatttttaatcaatgacgaaaagaagaaaatattctcaaataaaacaaatacaatCAGGTATTTACATGTGTCATATTTGAAGCAAAACTCATGATGAATGTTTGCAAGAAAATCAAGTTAAATGAAATTACTGCACATTTAATTAAACTGAAAGGAAAAATGTTTGAGGTTGTTAGCATCAAGTAGATCAATGCACCAACAATTACTGTGATCTTTCAATCTTCTATCATGGTGTTCAAATCATTCTTGGAATAACAAGTGAGTACTGACTTTTTGAGAGTATAACCTGATATCACATCAAAACTGgttcaataatcatttccattcaaggtaaaacCGTACCGGGTCAATGAGACATTTGTTGTTGTTCACAATGTCAAATTAGACCATCCTGAACCATTACAGATGAGACAGTGTATTTAGCACACAAAATTGTTTGACAAGCAGGTGCCACTAGTCTCCCTATTGTTCCTcaaattattctgtatggctgaggacacaatagttggaaaacttttcaaaaataacatctccTTTCtgaatcaaacatattttttcaagtCTTTCAAAATGGCAATGTAATAGAATAGTGTgcttgaaaatacattttccgAATTTTTAAAACTAGTCGATAAATTCGTTACATGCAGGAGACATACCAGACTTCACTGAGGAATTTCCCTAGGTACAAATTGGATTACGAGATCTCCTCTCACTGTGCTCTTACACATTTTGGACACCTGACACCCTCTCTTACTATTACAGCCAACGCCGGTGTAttggcacaccaacccagcaaGTTAGATGAGCAGTTTGCTATATGCCCTGGCATTTACCTGAACAATAGTCCGTTTTATTGTCTGAAGGACTTGAGCTACCTGCTGAGTTTCGCGGATTCCTTACCAGTCTTCAGACAATaagactcttgtttaggtaatgcCAGGGCATATAGCAAACTGCTCAGCAAAGTTGCTGGGTAAATCCCGAAAAGTATGGACTTTATCCAATACATAACACAAAAAATCACATTGCAGCTTCTTATCAGTTGGTCCTAAATTTCTTcccaaaagtatggcatttgtagtacatGATGACCATAACCTTTATGATAATTTGAAAGTTTGGTGTGTGGTTATTTGAAAGTTGCTATAATATCTACATGTACTTTTATGAAATATCCTTACAGAATTAGTGACATCATCATGATTGCTGACATGAAGAACAATTGAAGTTATTTGACACGCTACCTTCAAGGGTGGAAATCAAAGAGCATACACTTTGCTATTTTCAGTACTGTGAAACATGCCCTGCTAGCTAGCATACCATAACTGTCAGGATTGgtacaaaattgtcaaattgtgAGAGGTGCAGTTTGATAACACACTTTATCAAGTCATAGCTTGGTATGCGGTCACTGACCATTTGAGCAACAGAAATATAATGTAAATTTCTTCTCAGTATCTCCACATCTACCACAGAACTTTTTTCAAGATCCTTATCTCACTACTTTGGATGCTAATGCTCTGTTCCTATTTTCAGAAATCATGGTATGGATCACAAGCCCAACAGAATCTTCAAactgaaaaacataaaacaccAAATACTGTTGCTTAATGACTGGTACCCTACATGTGTAAaggatgatttcaaaatcaaaatacttCAACTAGTCATACACAGCTTAGTGTGTTGTCCATTTGTATCAAACTGAAGCAACAGGTTGAGATATGAAGCTAAGTTCATACTCTCTGTTATTTCCTTAATCTGGAACTCATCAGGATAGATATGATTTAGGTAATTTGATCTGCCTAGATTATTAAATCTTATTGATATACTGTATCTGTAGGTGTTGTTAAAATGTCTAACAAGTGATTTGACCTTGACTTTTAGAGAATGGGGGAACAAACTCTGCCTCATAAGAGTATAAAAATAAATCAGCAAGAAGTGGCGCAGCTTTGCTGAACAGTAAAGAGAAATTTACTGGTACATGTGGGAAAAATTATGgtccttgacctttgacacatgcATTTCAAGATG of the Ptychodera flava strain L36383 chromosome 20, AS_Pfla_20210202, whole genome shotgun sequence genome contains:
- the LOC139119807 gene encoding oxaloacetate tautomerase FAHD1, mitochondrial-like; translation: MASGLARFVEVGRKIVCVGRNYSEHAAELGNKVPSEPVIFIKPTSSYVTEGNPIKIPHGSTNLHHEVELGVVIGKTGSNIPESSAMQHVGGYTLALDMTARDVQDQLKKKGLPWTLAKGFDTACPIGPFVPLEKIPDPQNVGIWLKVNDIMKQNGNTKDMIFRIPFLIKFVSQFMTLDVGDVILTGTPSGVGPVTAGDVITCGLTDIVSMSFNVAKD